The following coding sequences are from one Canis lupus dingo isolate Sandy chromosome 21, ASM325472v2, whole genome shotgun sequence window:
- the RBMXL2 gene encoding RNA-binding motif protein, X-linked-like-2: MVEADRPGKLFIGGLNPETDEKGLEAAFGKYGHISEVLLMKDRETSKSRGFAFVTFESPADAKAAARDMNGKSLDGKAIKVAQATKPAFESGRRGRGRLRGLRGARGGPRRPPSRGGPADDGSYAGDFDPRPSRAPMPLKRGPPPPRRPGPPPKRAAPSGPARSGGGGGGGGGMRGRAPAARGRDGYAGPPRREPPPPRRAAYLGPREEGYSPRDGYLSRDYPGARDPRELAASPRDYAYRDYGHAGARDDCPSRGYGDRDGYAGRDRDYADHPSGGSYRDPFDSYADPRGAAAARGPPPSYGGGGRYGEYRGCSPDVYGGGRDTYGGGGRSDRYSRGRDRVGRADRGLSPSLERGCPPPRESYSRSGRRVPRGGGRLGSRPERGGGRSRY; encoded by the coding sequence ATGGTTGAGGCGGATCGCCCCGGGAAGCTCTTCATCGGCGGCCTCAACCCCGAAACCGACGAGAAGGGCCTCGAGGCCGCGTTCGGCAAGTATGGCCACATCAGCGAGGTGCTCCTGATGAAAGATCGAGAAACCAGCAAGTCCAGGGGCTTCGCGTTCGTCACCTTCGAAAGCCCCGCGGACGCCAAGGCCGCCGCCAGAGACATGAACGGCAAGTCCCTGGATGGTAAGGCCATCAAGGTGGCCCAGGCCACCAAGCCGGCGTTTGAgagcgggcggcggggccgcggccgcCTGAGGGGCCTGCGCGGGGCCCGCGGCGGCCCGCGGCGCCCTCCGTCCCGGGGCGGGCCGGCGGACGACGGCAGCTACGCGGGGGATTTCGACCCGCGGCCCTCCAGGGCCCCGATGCCCCTGAAgcgcgggccgccgccgccgcgcaggCCCGGGCCGCCCCCCAAGAGGGCCGCGCCGTCGGGCCCGGCtcgcagcggcggcggcggcggcggcggcggcgggatgCGCGGGCGGGCCCCGGCCGCGCGGGGGCGAGACGGCTACGCGGGCCCGCCGCgccgggagccgccgccgccgcgccgcgccgcctaCCTGGGCCCCCGGGAGGAGGGCTACTCGCCCCGAGACGGCTACTTGAGCCGAGACTACCCGGGCGCCCGCGACCCCCGCGAGTTGGCCGCCTCGCCGCGAGACTACGCCTACCGCGATTACGGCCACGCCGGGGCCCGGGACGACTGTCCGTCGAGAGGCTACGGCGACCGAGACGGCTACGCAGGGCGCGACCGCGACTACGCGGACCATCCGAGCGGAGGCTCCTACCGAGACCCCTTCGACAGCTACGCGGACCCGCGCGGCGCCGCGGCGGCGCGGGGGCCCCCGCCTTCGTACGGCGGAGGAGGCCGCTACGGCGAATACCGGGGCTGCTCGCCCGACGTGTACGGCGGCGGCCGCGACACTtacggcggcggcggccggagcGACCGCTACTCGCGGGGCCGCGACCGGGTGGGCAGGGCCGACCGCGGGCTCTCCCCGTCCTTGGAGAGGGGGTGCCCCCCGCCGCGCGAGTCTTACAGCCGCTCGGGCCGCAGGGTCCCCAGGGGCGGAGGCCGCCTGGGAAGCCGCCCCGAGAGGGGGGGAGGCCGCAGCAGGTACTAG